A genome region from Gemmatimonas sp. UBA7669 includes the following:
- the ruvB gene encoding Holliday junction branch migration DNA helicase RuvB has translation MSRAEITTPEALSDESVVELSLRPQRLAEFIGQRKVKESLGIAIEAARVRREPLDHILFFGPPGLGKTTLADLIARELGVNLTTTSGPALEKPGDLVGPLTNLREGDVLFIDEIHRLRPVIEEFLYPAMEDYRIDIRLSEGPKAQTVTMNIERFTLVGATTRLGMLTAPMRARFGLMHQLAFYPVEELEVIVRRTGEVLRVEMDAAGAHEIAKRSRGTPRVANRLLRRVRDYAQVRANGRITLDVAQAALSLLDVDHFGLDDMDSRLLKAIIEKFDGGPVGLGTIAAAIGEDPGTIEEVYEPFLVQHGFLQRTPRGRVATAHAYRHLGFVPPAGAAEQPGLF, from the coding sequence ATGAGTCGCGCCGAAATCACCACGCCTGAGGCCCTGTCCGACGAAAGTGTCGTCGAACTGTCGCTGCGTCCGCAGCGGCTGGCCGAGTTCATCGGACAGCGCAAGGTCAAGGAAAGTCTGGGCATTGCCATCGAGGCCGCCCGCGTCCGTCGTGAGCCACTCGACCACATTCTGTTTTTCGGCCCGCCAGGTCTGGGCAAAACCACCCTGGCCGATCTCATTGCCCGTGAGCTGGGCGTCAACCTCACCACCACGTCGGGCCCGGCCCTCGAGAAGCCCGGCGACCTGGTCGGTCCCCTCACCAACCTGCGTGAAGGGGACGTGCTGTTCATCGACGAAATCCATCGTCTGCGGCCAGTCATCGAGGAGTTCCTCTATCCGGCCATGGAGGACTACCGCATCGACATCCGCCTGTCCGAGGGCCCCAAGGCGCAGACGGTGACGATGAACATCGAGCGCTTCACCCTCGTGGGTGCCACCACACGGCTGGGCATGCTCACGGCGCCCATGCGGGCGCGCTTCGGGCTCATGCACCAGTTGGCCTTCTATCCCGTGGAGGAGTTGGAGGTCATCGTGCGCCGCACCGGCGAGGTGCTGCGGGTAGAGATGGACGCGGCCGGCGCCCACGAAATTGCCAAGCGCTCCCGCGGGACGCCGCGTGTGGCCAACCGCCTGCTGCGTCGCGTGCGGGACTATGCCCAGGTGCGCGCCAACGGCCGCATCACGCTCGATGTGGCGCAGGCCGCCCTGTCCCTGCTGGACGTGGACCATTTTGGTCTCGATGACATGGACAGCCGCCTGCTCAAGGCCATCATCGAGAAGTTCGACGGGGGCCCGGTGGGGCTCGGAACCATCGCCGCGGCCATCGGCGAGGATCCTGGAACGATTGAAGAGGTATATGAGCCATTCCTTGTGCAACACGGTTTTCTGCAGCGGACCCCCCGGGGGCGCGTGGCCACGGCCCACGCCTACCGGCACCTGGGGTTCGTCCCACCCGCAGGCGCCGCGGAGCAGCCCGGCCTCTTCTGA
- a CDS encoding GWxTD domain-containing protein: MVAWPHGLRAQPVLSTVPAGSAAAEADALVARGDTAGAVALLETRVRRSMRDGVSWHRLGHLYWEQARSSRRGGYISDPRTIRLLQAADSALRLATQFAPDSARYWLNLGRFNLESGVSTMRFSGTQQADKALSVAKRHGDALLTAEAEDQVGQAAWRRFEATSNRALIDPLNRIQLGANGAPTASDPTALLNPDNGLNAGAFNRNLGRDYVMSVVKHLIKPPTGAADLETAHAHFQRAVQQNPSSQRYARHLAMTMATRKQWEELRQLASERAKAFPFDAESRLLLGLALWRSNQVSASRAAFDSALVLLDEREQARLTSITRVLRPGSPIAKARAGTGMDSLTYSKLPVGQQQAVARAFWESNDPLASTTENEMQLELLARVVYADLRWTDDMLGYRGADTDRGRILVRYGPPDLEITMSSALTASRSGGEAGVTLVWSYDFGITFFFDLRPGFASADIAMYDQPFVEGVFEQRPLSMHNLAVARDVDSLPLRPVQFRATGDSTDVVLVGAFTPRQLLGDLELESVTIASLVKATDFLAPNPSAQRGEFRVASAALDTPTSRHWTQRVGRNVTMLRVELTQDDSRRALRNTQLLQADSGRGFGMSDVLITRPLPPERAPSATSTQRWSALGLTPVGDVADSGSTIGLVWEVYDLAPGEAVTARNGQYRVSVQLQSERGALATATLRLRDGLGRLIGRPGSNDPFSIAFDRTAVVQTLSLDYVSLDLGTLPRGRYRLRVDILDLNSQRKTFRDTALEVR; this comes from the coding sequence ATGGTCGCCTGGCCTCATGGCCTGCGCGCTCAGCCGGTTCTGTCCACGGTCCCTGCCGGCTCGGCGGCGGCCGAGGCCGATGCGCTGGTGGCCCGCGGTGACACCGCTGGCGCGGTGGCGTTGCTGGAAACGCGCGTGCGCCGCAGCATGCGCGACGGGGTGAGCTGGCACCGGCTGGGGCATCTCTACTGGGAGCAGGCCCGGTCCAGCCGGCGCGGCGGCTACATCAGTGACCCGCGCACTATTCGCCTGCTGCAAGCCGCCGACTCAGCCCTCCGCCTCGCCACACAGTTTGCGCCCGACAGTGCGCGCTACTGGCTCAATCTGGGGCGCTTCAACCTCGAGTCGGGCGTGTCCACCATGCGCTTCTCCGGCACACAGCAGGCGGACAAAGCGCTGAGCGTCGCGAAACGCCACGGTGACGCGCTGCTGACGGCTGAAGCCGAAGATCAGGTCGGGCAGGCGGCGTGGCGTCGCTTCGAAGCCACGTCCAACCGCGCGCTCATCGATCCGCTCAACCGCATCCAGCTTGGCGCCAACGGGGCCCCGACAGCGTCCGACCCCACCGCCCTGCTGAATCCGGACAACGGCCTCAATGCCGGCGCGTTCAACCGCAACCTCGGTCGCGACTACGTGATGAGTGTTGTCAAACATCTCATCAAACCACCAACGGGTGCCGCCGATCTGGAAACGGCGCACGCGCACTTCCAGCGCGCCGTGCAGCAGAATCCGTCCTCGCAGCGATACGCGCGCCATCTCGCCATGACGATGGCCACGCGCAAACAATGGGAGGAGCTCCGGCAGTTGGCGTCAGAACGGGCGAAGGCATTTCCCTTCGATGCCGAATCGCGCCTGCTGCTTGGCCTCGCCCTGTGGCGCAGCAACCAGGTGAGCGCCTCCCGCGCCGCCTTCGACAGCGCCCTGGTGCTGCTCGACGAACGCGAGCAGGCACGCCTCACCAGCATCACGCGCGTTCTTCGGCCCGGCAGCCCCATTGCCAAGGCCCGCGCGGGCACTGGCATGGACTCGCTCACCTACAGCAAGCTGCCTGTCGGTCAGCAGCAGGCGGTGGCACGCGCGTTCTGGGAATCCAACGATCCGCTGGCCAGCACGACCGAGAATGAAATGCAGTTGGAACTGCTGGCCCGCGTGGTGTACGCCGACCTGCGTTGGACCGATGATATGCTGGGATACCGGGGAGCCGACACCGATCGCGGTCGCATTCTGGTGCGCTATGGTCCACCGGATCTCGAAATCACCATGAGCAGCGCCTTGACGGCCAGTCGATCTGGTGGTGAAGCCGGCGTGACGCTCGTCTGGTCCTACGATTTTGGCATCACCTTCTTCTTCGATCTGCGCCCGGGCTTCGCCAGCGCCGACATCGCCATGTACGATCAGCCCTTCGTGGAAGGCGTGTTCGAACAGCGGCCGCTCTCGATGCACAACCTGGCGGTGGCCCGGGATGTGGACAGTCTGCCACTGCGCCCCGTGCAATTCCGTGCCACCGGTGACTCGACGGATGTGGTACTGGTGGGCGCCTTCACGCCTCGGCAATTGCTGGGCGACCTCGAACTCGAGTCGGTCACCATCGCGTCGCTCGTCAAGGCCACGGATTTTCTCGCTCCCAATCCATCGGCCCAGCGCGGCGAGTTTCGCGTCGCGTCGGCCGCGCTGGACACCCCGACGTCGCGGCACTGGACGCAGCGTGTTGGGCGCAACGTGACCATGCTGCGGGTTGAACTCACCCAGGACGACTCGCGGCGCGCGTTGCGCAACACACAGCTGCTGCAGGCCGACAGTGGCCGCGGCTTCGGCATGAGTGACGTGCTCATCACTCGCCCCTTGCCACCAGAACGCGCGCCCAGCGCCACCAGCACGCAGCGCTGGTCTGCGCTGGGCCTCACTCCGGTTGGGGATGTGGCCGATTCGGGGTCCACCATTGGTCTCGTGTGGGAGGTGTACGACCTGGCGCCCGGTGAAGCAGTGACCGCACGCAACGGCCAGTACCGGGTGTCCGTGCAGTTGCAGTCCGAGCGCGGTGCCCTGGCCACTGCCACGCTGCGCCTGCGGGACGGACTGGGCCGCCTCATCGGCCGGCCCGGTAGCAACGACCCGTTCAGCATTGCCTTCGACCGCACGGCTGTGGTGCAAAC